The following is a genomic window from Nicotiana tabacum cultivar K326 chromosome 3, ASM71507v2, whole genome shotgun sequence.
TCTCCAAAACTTGTCTGGAATTGCTCTCATCTTATAGGGAGCAAATCATTGAGATTTTTGAGGATATAAAGAAGATGAATATTCTGGATTTTTCTCCATTAGAAGATTTACTGAATTCTCTTTTTGAACTTGCCGCATCATATGACCAAGAGCGATCCAATATGGCTGATAAGACGAGTGAAGATGAGAAGCTAGAGCTGATTTCCAAAGCTAAAGAGCGTCTCGAATCGTTCAAACTTGAAGCAAGTGAGAAAGTCAAGAAAGTTTCCTCTAGTGAAAAGAAATTGAAGAGAGTCGTGAAGAAGTTGCATACATTACAACAAGAGAGGGAGAACCTCGAAGGTGTTATAGAAGTGACTCAAAAGGAGGTTGAAGAGATTCAGAAAAATATTTCAACTGCCGAGACTGAGGTCTCTTCATATGACAACATGAATTTATTGACTGTTGATGATTCGGCCAATTTGGAGGAGAAGAAGAACTTGGAGACTAGCTGTCAAGAACTGATCAACTACAAATTTTGTTTAGATTAGGCTGTTAGCATTATCTccccttttaatttttatattaggTTGACCTAGTGGATATTATTTCATCTTAGATAAGATTGTTTCTCGTTTGCTTTACATTACCCGACATTTATCTTAGTTGCATAATTTTTTACTTTACGCACTTGTAACGAAAGATTCATATCTTGTCGTGGGAGAGTCCAAATAATGAACTATTTGATTTTTCGAAAATTAGATTTCAATATCTAAAATATATCCAAAATTCAGAATCAAGCACTTTCAGAATCGccccagataatattttgggACCAACTTTAGATCCCACCACgttgaaaatttcagatttgcgcagtctcaccaaaaaattcatatctcggtgtaaaaatatcaaaattgcaaaccgtttgatttcaagaaaactcgACTTCAAGATCTAGAGCATATCCAAAATTCTAAATCAAACAATTTCAGAATCGtcccaaat
Proteins encoded in this region:
- the LOC107802443 gene encoding uncharacterized protein LOC107802443; protein product: MVSPCDKPQVSDESIGGPTCKVKSSSMASSLPHDESLKRKTPNEITRILPMTNTAVSIFEGKRIVFNRKKEFILGLWEDICNRLSKTCLELLSSYREQIIEIFEDIKKMNILDFSPLEDLLNSLFELAASYDQERSNMADKTSEDEKLELISKAKERLESFKLEASEKVKKVSSSEKKLKRVVKKLHTLQQERENLEGVIEVTQKEVEEIQKNISTAETEVSSYDNMNLLTVDDSANLEEKKNLETSCQELINYKFCLD